A genomic window from Flavobacterium azooxidireducens includes:
- a CDS encoding carbonic anhydrase: protein MEIEKVFKNNEKWIAEKLSVDANYFENLSKGQSPEILYIGCSDSRVTAEDLMGVQPGEVFVHRNIANMVISIDLNVMSVMNYAVDHLKVNHVVVCGHYFCGGVKAAMQAQDLGILNPWLRNIRDVYRLHKKELNAITDENARYNRLVELNVQEQCVNLIKTAAVQKAYRERNLQVHGWVFDIHSGKLIDLKINFKEVLKDIMEIYNLGE from the coding sequence ATGGAAATTGAAAAAGTATTTAAAAACAACGAAAAGTGGATCGCTGAAAAACTATCAGTTGATGCCAATTATTTTGAAAATTTATCAAAAGGGCAAAGTCCTGAAATTCTCTACATCGGTTGTTCCGACAGTCGTGTAACAGCCGAGGATTTAATGGGTGTGCAACCCGGAGAAGTTTTCGTTCACAGAAACATAGCCAATATGGTGATTAGCATTGATTTAAACGTAATGTCGGTTATGAATTATGCCGTGGATCATTTAAAAGTTAACCACGTGGTGGTTTGCGGACATTATTTTTGTGGCGGTGTAAAAGCAGCTATGCAAGCACAAGATTTAGGAATTTTAAATCCGTGGTTACGTAACATTCGCGATGTGTATCGACTTCATAAAAAAGAATTGAATGCTATTACTGATGAAAACGCACGATACAATCGTTTGGTTGAACTCAATGTGCAGGAACAATGTGTCAATTTAATTAAAACTGCCGCCGTTCAAAAAGCGTATCGCGAAAGAAATTTACAAGTTCACGGATGGGTTTTTGACATTCATTCCGGAAAATTGATTGATTTAAAAATTAATTTTAAAGAAGTTTTAAAAGATATTATGGAGATTTATAATTTGGGAGAGTAA
- a CDS encoding bestrophin family protein: protein MHSGRQYSLKEFLFWTRRDIYVLLFLAIIPTLLFQLFECKWMSIPWVPIALVGTAAAFIIGFKNTQTYNRLWEARQIWGAIVNSSRSWGIMTKDFVIADKTIHQELIYRHCAWLTALRYQLREPRNWENMTKSYNVEYSRLFTILEKSIPLEEELKKYLSEEEQKYILSKKNRATQLIAFQSKRLAELYQQGKIENFQYVEMEKRLADLYDQQGKCERIKNFPYPRQFASINLFFIWLFVILLPFGMLNEFQKLGEHYVWLTIPFSIVVSWVFVSMEKVGESTENPFEGSANDVPITALSRTIEIDLRDMLDEENLPSPITAENKILM from the coding sequence ATGCACTCAGGAAGACAATACTCACTCAAAGAATTTTTATTTTGGACAAGAAGAGACATTTATGTTCTCTTATTTTTAGCCATTATCCCTACCCTACTATTTCAGTTATTTGAATGTAAATGGATGTCTATTCCATGGGTTCCGATTGCATTAGTCGGGACAGCCGCAGCCTTTATAATTGGTTTTAAAAATACGCAAACCTATAATCGTTTATGGGAAGCTCGTCAAATTTGGGGAGCGATTGTCAACTCGAGTCGGTCTTGGGGAATAATGACAAAAGATTTTGTTATAGCGGATAAAACTATTCACCAGGAATTAATTTATCGTCATTGTGCTTGGTTGACTGCTTTGCGTTATCAATTGAGAGAACCCAGGAATTGGGAAAATATGACCAAAAGTTATAACGTTGAATACAGCCGTTTGTTTACTATTTTAGAAAAATCAATTCCGTTGGAGGAAGAATTAAAAAAATATTTATCCGAAGAAGAACAAAAGTACATCTTATCAAAAAAGAACAGAGCCACTCAGCTCATCGCCTTTCAATCTAAACGATTAGCCGAATTATATCAACAAGGAAAAATCGAAAATTTTCAATATGTTGAAATGGAAAAACGCTTAGCCGATTTATATGACCAACAAGGAAAATGTGAACGAATTAAAAACTTTCCTTATCCTCGGCAATTTGCCAGTATCAATTTATTCTTTATTTGGTTGTTTGTCATTTTGTTACCTTTTGGAATGTTGAACGAATTTCAAAAATTGGGAGAGCATTATGTGTGGTTAACTATTCCTTTTAGCATAGTGGTTTCGTGGGTTTTTGTATCGATGGAAAAAGTAGGCGAAAGTACCGAAAATCCATTTGAAGGAAGTGCAAACGATGTTCCAATTACTGCATTGAGTCGAACAATTGAAATCGATTTAAGAGATATGTTAGATGAAGAAAATCTTCCTTCGCCAATAACAGCAGAAAATAAAATTTTAATGTAA
- a CDS encoding Crp/Fnr family transcriptional regulator produces MSKCEQCIVREFSSLKALNKDELLKMANCKTSYTIKKGEPIFEEGESVNGIYCIKDGVCKLSKLSANGKDQIVKLVKPGELLGQRSMISDEPANLSAVALEDMEVCFIPKSEVLGFFNNNNQFSMNMMKTICGDLKDADDHMVSMAQKTVKERLAETLLYLEDTFGKNEDGSLHIQLSREELAGMIGTATESCIRLLSEFNKTGLIDITGKKIVILDKNKLKRMAE; encoded by the coding sequence ATGAGCAAATGTGAACAATGTATTGTGAGGGAATTCAGTTCATTAAAAGCCCTAAACAAAGATGAGCTATTAAAAATGGCTAATTGTAAAACATCTTACACCATAAAAAAAGGTGAACCTATTTTTGAAGAAGGTGAATCTGTTAATGGTATATACTGCATTAAAGATGGTGTTTGTAAACTATCTAAGTTAAGTGCCAACGGAAAAGATCAAATTGTAAAATTGGTTAAACCCGGTGAACTTTTGGGTCAACGTTCGATGATTAGCGATGAGCCTGCGAATTTGAGTGCCGTAGCTTTGGAAGATATGGAGGTTTGTTTTATTCCTAAATCGGAAGTACTAGGGTTTTTCAACAATAACAACCAGTTTTCGATGAATATGATGAAAACTATTTGTGGCGATTTAAAAGACGCAGATGATCACATGGTTTCAATGGCTCAAAAAACAGTGAAAGAACGTTTAGCTGAAACTTTGCTCTATTTAGAAGACACCTTTGGCAAAAATGAAGATGGTTCACTTCACATTCAATTATCAAGAGAAGAATTAGCAGGAATGATTGGAACGGCAACTGAAAGTTGTATTCGATTACTTTCTGAATTTAACAAAACAGGTTTGATTGATATTACCGGAAAAAAAATAGTGATTTTAGATAAAAATAAATTAAAACGAATGGCGGAGTAA
- a CDS encoding heavy metal translocating P-type ATPase, with translation MNTGNCFHCGLEINKKEEIIYDEKSFCCNGCKTVYEIFSQNDLSCYYDFQASPGATPLDIKGKYDFLDNEDIVSKLLEFQEDTTHIVSLYIPHIHCSSCIWILENLQKLQSGIITSQVNFPEKKVRITFNPEETSLKKIVELLCSIGYEPYISLDNFDEGKKVIDRSLIYKIGVAFFCFGNIMLLSFPEYFEVEEYWINEYRGFFRWLIFAISLPAFFYSASGYYVSAYKSIKSGMLNIDIPIALGIVVMFIRSTVDIVFDYGQGFFDSMTGLIFFMLLGKLFQKKTYDFLSFERDYKSYFPIAITKILADGSETSVQVYDIQKGDRLLIRNQELIPVDGILISEKASIDYSFVTGEAVAIEKKSGDKIFAGGKQVGKVIEMEVLFSVSQSYLTQLWSNDVFQKKIDIKHKTITDKISRYFTPALLGLAIISFLYWIFIDTNTAFNVFTAILIVACPCALALTAPFTLGNVLRILGKRKFYLKNAIVIEQLAKVDSIVFDKTGTITTNKKTSITYEGTPLTDFDLKLLNNALRGSNHPLSRRLYDFIPKQIKLTPTHFEEVIGKGINATFEEGTIKLGSSQFLEHMSENTHKKTKVHVEINGIYKGSYVFNNQYREGLEQLFLQLSKKYNLIILSGDNDGERKILEKMLPSTTKLVFNQKPEQKLEYIEELQKQGKNVMMIGDGLNDAGALAQSNIGISISENVNVFSPACDGILDASQFQKIGFFMQYSKNAMKTIYMSFALSLAYNIVGLTYAVSGNLSPLVAAIIMPLSTITIVSFVTIMTNVYARNSQPVTRNFQPATKNNTA, from the coding sequence ATGAACACTGGAAATTGTTTCCATTGTGGTTTAGAAATCAACAAAAAAGAAGAGATTATTTATGACGAAAAAAGTTTCTGTTGCAACGGTTGTAAGACGGTTTATGAAATTTTTAGTCAAAATGATTTATCATGTTATTATGATTTTCAAGCATCTCCGGGTGCAACACCACTTGACATTAAAGGTAAATATGATTTTTTAGACAATGAAGATATTGTTTCAAAACTTCTCGAATTCCAAGAGGATACAACACATATTGTTTCACTCTATATTCCTCATATACACTGTAGTTCGTGTATTTGGATTTTGGAAAATTTACAGAAACTTCAATCAGGAATAATTACTTCGCAAGTAAATTTTCCGGAGAAGAAAGTTAGAATAACATTCAATCCCGAAGAAACTTCACTCAAAAAAATAGTTGAACTTCTCTGTTCCATTGGTTATGAACCCTACATCAGTTTAGACAATTTTGATGAAGGTAAAAAAGTCATCGACCGAAGTTTGATTTATAAAATTGGAGTTGCTTTTTTCTGTTTTGGAAATATTATGTTGCTCTCGTTTCCTGAATATTTTGAAGTAGAAGAATATTGGATCAACGAATACCGTGGATTTTTCCGTTGGTTGATCTTTGCTATTTCGCTTCCGGCTTTTTTTTATTCGGCAAGCGGATATTATGTTTCGGCATACAAAAGCATCAAATCGGGAATGCTCAATATCGATATTCCGATTGCATTGGGGATTGTGGTGATGTTTATCCGAAGCACAGTTGACATCGTATTTGATTACGGCCAAGGCTTTTTTGACAGTATGACCGGACTGATTTTCTTTATGCTTTTGGGAAAATTATTTCAAAAGAAAACGTATGATTTTTTATCCTTTGAACGTGATTATAAATCTTATTTTCCGATTGCAATCACCAAAATTTTAGCAGATGGTTCAGAAACTTCTGTTCAAGTATATGATATTCAAAAAGGGGATCGACTTTTAATCAGAAACCAAGAATTGATTCCGGTTGACGGCATTTTAATTTCCGAAAAAGCATCTATTGATTACAGCTTTGTAACGGGAGAAGCGGTTGCTATCGAAAAAAAATCAGGAGACAAAATTTTCGCAGGCGGAAAACAAGTCGGCAAAGTCATCGAAATGGAAGTGCTTTTTTCGGTTTCTCAAAGTTACCTTACTCAATTGTGGAGTAACGATGTTTTTCAGAAGAAAATTGATATCAAACACAAAACAATCACAGATAAAATCAGTCGATATTTCACACCGGCTTTGCTTGGTTTAGCAATTATTTCTTTTTTGTATTGGATTTTCATTGATACCAACACAGCCTTTAATGTTTTTACAGCAATTTTGATTGTAGCTTGTCCGTGTGCATTGGCATTAACCGCTCCTTTTACGTTGGGAAATGTGTTGCGAATTTTAGGTAAACGAAAATTCTATCTAAAAAATGCCATTGTTATTGAACAATTAGCCAAAGTAGATAGTATCGTTTTTGATAAAACAGGAACAATTACAACCAATAAAAAAACGTCTATCACTTATGAAGGAACTCCTTTAACTGATTTTGATTTAAAGTTATTAAACAATGCTCTTCGAGGTTCCAATCATCCTTTAAGCAGACGATTGTATGATTTTATTCCCAAACAAATTAAACTTACTCCAACACATTTTGAAGAAGTAATTGGTAAAGGAATCAATGCAACTTTTGAAGAAGGAACTATAAAACTAGGTTCTTCTCAATTTTTGGAACATATGAGCGAAAACACGCATAAAAAAACCAAAGTACATGTTGAAATAAATGGGATTTATAAAGGAAGCTATGTGTTTAATAACCAATACCGAGAAGGTTTAGAGCAGTTATTTCTTCAATTATCAAAAAAGTACAACCTTATTATTTTATCCGGTGATAATGATGGTGAACGAAAAATATTGGAGAAAATGCTTCCATCCACTACAAAATTGGTTTTTAATCAAAAGCCGGAACAAAAACTGGAATATATTGAAGAACTTCAAAAACAAGGCAAAAATGTCATGATGATTGGTGATGGTTTAAACGATGCCGGAGCTTTAGCACAAAGTAACATCGGGATTTCTATTTCCGAAAATGTTAATGTTTTTTCGCCCGCTTGTGACGGAATTTTGGATGCTTCTCAGTTTCAAAAAATTGGCTTTTTTATGCAGTATTCCAAAAATGCCATGAAAACAATTTATATGAGTTTTGCACTTTCTTTAGCCTATAATATTGTTGGATTGACTTATGCAGTTTCTGGTAATTTATCGCCTTTAGTGGCAGCTATTATTATGCCATTGAGCACCATTACTATAGTAAGTTTTGTAACGATTATGACAAATGTTTATGCACGAAACTCGCAACCCGTAACCCGCAACTTTCAACCCGCAACAAAAAATAATACTGCATGA
- the ccoS gene encoding cbb3-type cytochrome oxidase assembly protein CcoS, with the protein MGVIYILITISIIVAIFFLYAFIRAVKNGQYDDDYTPSVRMLFDDELKISTNKKPIQTIKEKQV; encoded by the coding sequence ATGGGCGTCATTTACATTTTAATCACCATTAGTATCATCGTGGCTATTTTTTTTCTGTATGCATTTATTAGAGCAGTAAAAAACGGTCAATACGATGATGATTACACTCCATCCGTCAGAATGCTTTTTGACGATGAACTCAAAATCTCAACAAACAAAAAACCAATACAAACAATTAAAGAAAAACAAGTATAA
- the ccoN gene encoding cytochrome-c oxidase, cbb3-type subunit I, producing the protein MEMQQFYYDNKIVKKFLYACIVFGVVGMLVGLLLAIMFLFPNLTDGISFLSFGRLRPLHTNAVIFAFVGNAIFAGVYYSMQRLLKTRMYSDLLSNLNFWGWQLIIVAAAITLPLGYSTSKEYAELEWPIDIAIALIWVVFGINMIMTILKRRERHIYVAIWFYIATFVTVAILHIFNSLELPVSGLKSYSVYAGVQDALVQWWYGHNAVAFFLTTPFLGLMYYFVPKVANRPVYSYRLSIIHFWSLIFIYIWAGPHHLLYTALPDWAQNLGVVFSVMLIAPSWGGMINGLLTLRGVWDKVRTDAVLKFFVVAITGYGMATFEGPMLSLKNVNAIAHFTDWIIAHVHVGALAWNGFMTFGMIYWLIPRMTKTKLYSEKLANFHFWIGTLGIILYALPLYVAGFTQASMWKQFNPDGTLVYGNFLETVTQIMPMYWMRAIGGTLYVAGLLVLVYNVIKTVAAGSKVEDELAEAPALAVISSRRMKGEKWHSWLERRPIQFTVLSLVAILIGGIIQIIPTIVVKSNIPTIASVKPYTPMELEGRDLYIREGCVGCHSQMIRPFRSEVERYGEYSKGGEYVYDHPFLWGSKRTGPDLHRVGAKYNDNWHFNHMWDPQSTSPGSIMPGYKWLYDNDPMDYSLIEKKMEVMVTLGVPYTEEDIKNARKSIDEQGAQIEKNLYADPDFVKSYEESKKNAATRGEEFVPMKDREITALIAYLQRLGTDIKVKETVQNK; encoded by the coding sequence ATGGAGATGCAACAATTTTATTACGACAACAAAATTGTAAAGAAGTTCCTCTACGCATGTATCGTCTTTGGTGTAGTCGGAATGTTAGTAGGCCTCTTATTGGCCATCATGTTTTTATTTCCCAATTTAACCGATGGAATTTCGTTCCTTAGTTTTGGTAGATTAAGACCTTTACATACCAACGCAGTAATCTTTGCCTTCGTTGGAAATGCCATTTTTGCAGGTGTTTACTATTCGATGCAACGATTGCTAAAAACCAGAATGTACAGTGATTTACTTAGTAATCTTAATTTCTGGGGATGGCAATTAATCATTGTTGCTGCAGCAATTACTTTACCATTAGGTTATTCAACTTCTAAAGAATATGCCGAATTAGAATGGCCAATTGATATTGCCATTGCTTTAATTTGGGTGGTATTTGGTATTAACATGATTATGACAATTCTGAAACGTAGAGAACGTCATATTTATGTAGCAATTTGGTTTTATATCGCCACATTTGTTACCGTTGCTATTCTTCATATTTTTAATAGTTTAGAATTACCGGTTTCTGGTTTAAAAAGTTATTCGGTTTATGCCGGGGTTCAAGATGCTTTGGTGCAATGGTGGTACGGACACAATGCCGTTGCCTTCTTCCTGACAACACCATTTTTAGGATTGATGTATTATTTTGTTCCAAAAGTGGCTAATCGTCCGGTTTATTCTTACCGATTATCTATCATTCACTTTTGGTCGTTGATTTTCATTTATATCTGGGCCGGACCTCACCATTTATTATACACAGCTTTACCGGATTGGGCTCAAAACTTAGGAGTTGTTTTCTCTGTGATGTTGATTGCTCCATCTTGGGGTGGTATGATCAACGGACTTCTTACATTAAGAGGTGTTTGGGATAAAGTTAGAACCGATGCAGTGTTAAAATTCTTCGTTGTTGCAATCACCGGTTATGGTATGGCAACGTTTGAAGGACCAATGCTTTCGCTTAAAAACGTTAACGCTATTGCTCACTTTACAGATTGGATTATTGCTCACGTACACGTTGGAGCTTTGGCTTGGAACGGATTTATGACTTTTGGTATGATTTATTGGTTAATACCACGAATGACCAAAACCAAATTATATTCTGAAAAATTAGCCAATTTCCATTTTTGGATCGGAACATTGGGAATCATATTATATGCATTGCCACTTTATGTTGCAGGATTTACACAAGCTTCTATGTGGAAACAATTCAATCCAGACGGAACTTTAGTATATGGTAATTTCCTTGAAACAGTTACGCAAATTATGCCAATGTATTGGATGCGTGCCATCGGAGGAACATTATATGTTGCAGGTTTACTAGTTTTAGTATATAACGTAATCAAAACAGTTGCTGCCGGTTCAAAAGTAGAAGATGAATTAGCCGAAGCACCAGCCTTAGCCGTAATTTCTTCAAGAAGAATGAAAGGCGAAAAATGGCATTCTTGGTTAGAAAGAAGACCAATCCAATTTACAGTTTTATCGCTAGTAGCTATTTTAATTGGAGGTATAATTCAAATTATTCCAACCATAGTAGTGAAATCTAACATACCAACTATCGCTTCTGTAAAACCATATACACCAATGGAATTGGAAGGACGTGATTTATACATCCGTGAAGGTTGTGTAGGATGTCACTCGCAAATGATTAGACCTTTCCGTTCAGAAGTAGAACGTTATGGTGAATATTCAAAAGGAGGAGAATATGTATATGATCACCCATTCTTATGGGGTTCTAAACGTACAGGTCCGGATTTACATAGAGTTGGAGCCAAATACAATGACAACTGGCATTTCAACCACATGTGGGATCCTCAAAGTACATCTCCTGGTTCAATTATGCCAGGCTACAAATGGTTGTATGACAATGATCCAATGGATTATTCATTAATTGAGAAAAAAATGGAAGTGATGGTAACGTTAGGTGTTCCTTATACAGAAGAAGACATTAAAAATGCCAGAAAATCTATCGACGAACAAGGTGCTCAAATTGAAAAAAATCTTTATGCCGATCCTGATTTTGTAAAATCGTATGAAGAAAGCAAAAAGAATGCAGCAACTCGTGGCGAAGAATTTGTTCCGATGAAAGACAGAGAAATTACAGCGTTAATTGCCTATCTGCAACGTTTAGGAACTGATATTAAAGTAAAAGAAACTGTTCAAAATAAATAG
- a CDS encoding CcoQ/FixQ family Cbb3-type cytochrome c oxidase assembly chaperone, producing MLKFIKHHMDTIVGIEIYPIISLSIFFGFFVLLLVWVFSYSKETINELGDIPLKEDN from the coding sequence ATGCTAAAGTTTATCAAACACCACATGGATACGATCGTAGGAATTGAAATATATCCTATCATCTCATTGAGCATTTTCTTTGGATTCTTTGTATTGCTTTTAGTGTGGGTATTTTCCTATAGCAAAGAAACAATCAATGAACTAGGTGATATACCTTTAAAAGAAGATAATTAG
- a CDS encoding cbb3-type cytochrome c oxidase N-terminal domain-containing protein encodes MKKLIPSYVRVPLIFALVMGAMEYFIDSGDKPAFIEYPMVALFLGVFLFLLVAIEIVVSAVDKVTYHMLSEEQKKQLEEAQSLPFTESAFYQSLSKKLTRSKEIEEEHDILLDHDYDGIKELDNVLPPWWVNLFYLTIIFAIIYLVRFHIYNDYDQATEFETEMAIAKAEVEKYKLTAPDLMDKDKVTLLTDATALAEGKKLYETNCVACHKPDGGGSIGPNLTDEHWILGGGIKNVFNTLMEGGREGKGMVSWKATIKPSDLQKVASYVLSLQGTNPPDAKPAEGDIWVDENAPKAETIKDSTVTDSTKTVAEVAIK; translated from the coding sequence ATGAAAAAATTAATTCCATCATACGTCAGAGTTCCATTGATTTTTGCCCTTGTAATGGGTGCTATGGAATATTTTATAGACTCAGGAGACAAACCGGCTTTTATCGAATACCCAATGGTTGCCTTATTTTTAGGAGTTTTCCTTTTCTTATTGGTCGCCATCGAAATTGTAGTAAGTGCCGTAGATAAAGTAACCTACCACATGCTCTCTGAAGAACAGAAAAAACAATTGGAGGAAGCACAATCATTACCTTTCACGGAAAGTGCTTTTTATCAAAGTTTGTCAAAAAAATTAACTCGTTCTAAAGAAATCGAAGAAGAGCACGATATTTTGCTGGACCACGATTATGACGGCATCAAAGAATTAGACAATGTATTGCCTCCTTGGTGGGTGAATTTGTTCTATTTAACTATCATTTTTGCCATTATTTATTTGGTGAGATTCCACATATACAATGATTATGACCAAGCTACGGAATTTGAAACCGAAATGGCTATCGCAAAAGCAGAGGTTGAAAAGTATAAATTAACTGCTCCTGATTTAATGGATAAGGATAAAGTTACTTTATTAACAGATGCAACTGCATTAGCAGAAGGTAAAAAATTATATGAAACAAATTGTGTTGCATGTCACAAACCAGATGGAGGAGGTTCTATCGGACCAAATCTTACAGATGAACACTGGATTTTAGGCGGAGGTATTAAAAACGTCTTCAATACATTAATGGAAGGTGGTCGCGAAGGTAAAGGTATGGTGTCGTGGAAAGCAACCATAAAACCGTCTGATTTGCAAAAAGTAGCCAGTTATGTTTTATCACTTCAAGGAACAAATCCACCGGATGCAAAACCTGCCGAAGGAGATATTTGGGTCGATGAAAATGCACCAAAAGCCGAAACAATTAAAGATTCTACTGTTACAGATTCTACCAAAACAGTGGCAGAAGTTGCCATAAAATAA
- the ccoG gene encoding cytochrome c oxidase accessory protein CcoG: protein MNKLPEESFRDTIGTINKEGKRAFILPKKPKGPFYDKRKLLSYFLLIFLVSAPFIKINGHQFLMFNVLERRFNIFSFPFWPQDFHLFVVSMIIGVVGLALFTVAFGRIFCGWFCPQTIFMEMVFRRIEYWIDGDRGAQIRLQKQEWNAEKIRKRVTKWIIFFIFSFLIANVFLAYLVSSDRLLLMIKEGPALHTSTLIALLIFTAVFYFIFAWFREQVCIIACPYGRMQGVLLDNKSINVAYDYVRGEKELGRAKFNKQEDRASTGKGDCIDCKLCVHVCPTGIDIRNGTQLECINCTACIDECDTIMESVGLPKGLIRYASENEIVKKEKFVFTTRMKGYAAVLVILIGVLIGMLFLRNDVEATVLRLPGQLFQHKGENISNVYTYKIVNKTTKQFDEVTFKLIEPKGKIILVGKPKVKVKPDGIAKGTLFIEINPAYLEGDKIKIKIEVYDGENLIETTTTNFMGPRSFN, encoded by the coding sequence ATGAACAAGTTACCCGAAGAAAGCTTTAGAGATACGATCGGAACCATCAATAAAGAAGGTAAAAGAGCTTTTATTCTTCCCAAGAAGCCAAAAGGACCTTTTTACGACAAAAGAAAACTCTTAAGCTATTTTTTATTAATATTCTTAGTATCCGCACCTTTTATTAAAATTAACGGACATCAGTTCTTGATGTTCAATGTATTAGAAAGAAGGTTTAATATTTTTAGTTTTCCGTTTTGGCCTCAGGATTTTCACCTTTTTGTAGTTTCCATGATCATTGGGGTAGTAGGATTAGCTCTGTTTACAGTTGCGTTTGGAAGAATTTTTTGCGGATGGTTTTGCCCACAAACTATTTTTATGGAAATGGTTTTTCGCCGAATCGAATACTGGATTGATGGTGATAGAGGAGCACAAATTCGTTTACAAAAACAAGAATGGAACGCCGAAAAAATTAGAAAGAGAGTTACAAAATGGATTATCTTTTTTATATTTTCCTTCCTCATCGCCAATGTATTTTTAGCTTATTTGGTGAGTAGTGATCGACTGCTATTAATGATAAAAGAAGGCCCGGCTTTACACACCAGTACACTTATTGCCTTATTGATTTTTACGGCTGTATTTTATTTCATTTTTGCATGGTTTAGAGAACAAGTCTGCATTATTGCTTGTCCCTACGGAAGAATGCAAGGGGTTTTATTAGACAATAAATCAATCAATGTTGCTTACGATTATGTACGTGGTGAAAAAGAATTAGGAAGAGCCAAATTCAATAAACAAGAAGACAGAGCGTCAACCGGAAAAGGAGATTGTATCGATTGTAAATTATGCGTTCATGTCTGCCCAACCGGAATAGACATTCGTAACGGAACACAATTAGAATGCATCAATTGCACAGCGTGTATCGACGAATGCGACACCATCATGGAAAGCGTTGGTTTACCAAAAGGCTTAATTCGATACGCCAGTGAAAACGAAATTGTAAAAAAAGAAAAATTCGTTTTTACCACAAGAATGAAAGGCTATGCCGCAGTTTTAGTAATTTTAATTGGTGTTTTAATCGGAATGCTATTTTTGAGAAATGATGTGGAAGCCACTGTTTTGAGACTTCCAGGACAACTTTTTCAACATAAAGGGGAAAATATTAGCAACGTTTATACCTATAAAATCGTCAATAAAACAACCAAACAATTTGATGAAGTTACGTTTAAACTAATAGAACCAAAAGGTAAAATTATTTTGGTAGGAAAACCAAAAGTAAAAGTAAAACCAGACGGAATTGCCAAAGGAACATTGTTCATAGAAATCAATCCCGCCTATTTGGAAGGTGACAAAATAAAAATAAAAATTGAAGTCTACGATGGTGAAAATTTAATTGAAACCACCACAACAAACTTCATGGGACCAAGAAGCTTCAATTAA
- a CDS encoding FixH family protein yields MKINWGTGIVIAFALFMTFILYFVFKVQSDSKYDNELVVEEYYKQELVFEKRMEKEQNDKNLALPVEVIAQEDGLKIVFPTDIDATKIKGKVSLYRPSNQKLDFEVPISLSGSHLLIPKNNLVGGRWDISIDWTYEGKEILTKKTIYL; encoded by the coding sequence ATGAAAATAAATTGGGGAACAGGAATCGTAATTGCATTTGCATTGTTTATGACATTCATTTTATACTTTGTGTTCAAAGTGCAATCAGACAGTAAATATGACAACGAGTTAGTTGTAGAAGAATATTACAAACAAGAACTCGTTTTTGAAAAACGAATGGAAAAAGAGCAAAACGACAAAAATTTAGCTCTTCCCGTAGAAGTTATCGCTCAAGAAGACGGCTTAAAAATCGTTTTCCCAACAGATATAGATGCCACAAAAATCAAAGGAAAAGTGTCCCTTTACAGACCGTCTAACCAGAAACTGGATTTTGAAGTTCCGATTTCACTTTCCGGTTCACATTTGCTCATACCTAAAAACAATTTGGTGGGCGGTCGCTGGGACATTTCCATTGATTGGACTTACGAAGGAAAAGAAATATTAACAAAGAAAACAATTTATTTATAG